The following are from one region of the Silene latifolia isolate original U9 population chromosome 9, ASM4854445v1, whole genome shotgun sequence genome:
- the LOC141601800 gene encoding uncharacterized protein LOC141601800: MMIFVRRDVPSVAAVKSTLSLFAELFGLHANIEKTNMYFGGVHPDVMEAMLAATGFSDGQLTFRYLGVPLSSSRVSVAMFDSLILKIKHSIQHWYSNFLTYAGRRMVFKKWKDICLPWDAGGFNIKDLSTWNDALQCRWLYLLAHTTVGSWVSWHQAYLLQHQSIWIVQSEDSFSSSLKGILTVRDMLVALAGSITNASFLINSWCSHGKF, encoded by the exons atgatGATCTTTGTCAGGAGGGATGTTCCCTCTGTTGCAGCAGTTAAGAGTACTCTTAGTCTTTTTGCTGAGCTATTTGGACTTCATGCTAACATTGAGAAAACCAACATGTATTTTGGAGGGGTGCATCCTGATGTAATGGAGGCTATGCTTGCAGCAACTGGTTTCTCTGATGGTCAGCTTACCTTTAGATATTTAGGAGTCCCATTGTCCAGTTCTAGAGTCTCAGTGGCAATGTTTGACTCCCTCATTCTCAAGATCAAGCATTCTATCCAGCATTGGTACTCTAACTTTCTTACCTATGCTG GTAGAAGAATGGTGTTTAAAAAATGGAAGGATATCTGTTTGCCCTGGGATGCAGGAGGCTTCAATATCAAGGATCTCTCCACTTGGAATGATGCTCTGCAGTGTAGATGGCTTTATCTGCTGGCTCATACTACTGTGGGAAGTTGGGTTTCCTGGCATCAGGCTTATCTTTTGCAGCATCAGTCTATCTGGATTGTGCAATCCGAGGATAGTTTTTCCTCTAGTCTTAAGGGAATCTTGACTGTAAGGGACATGCTGGTTGCTCTAGCAGGTAGCATTACTAATGCATCCTTTTTGATAAACAGTTGGTGCTCTCATGGTAAATTCTAA